Proteins found in one Oncorhynchus tshawytscha isolate Ot180627B linkage group LG25, Otsh_v2.0, whole genome shotgun sequence genomic segment:
- the LOC112223978 gene encoding dexamethasone-induced Ras-related protein 1 — MSPSENDFDIPAKNCCRMVILGSTKVGKTAIVSQFLNGRFDEQYTPTIEDFHRKLYSIKGDVYQLDILDTSGNHPFPAMRRLSILTGDVFILVFSLDNRDSFEEVQRLKRQIIETKSCLKNKTKENVDVPLVICGNKGDREFCREVQSEEIEQLVAGDEQCAYFEISAKRNTNVDQMFQTLFTMAKLPNEMSPDLHRKVSVQYCDMLRTKSLKNKNKKNDGDAYGIVAPFARRPSVHSDLMYIKEKAIGGGQGKDKERCTIS, encoded by the exons ATGTCGCCTTCAGAGAACGACTTTGATATACCGGCGAAGAACTGTTGTAGGATGGTGATTTTGGGGTCCACCAAAGTGGGCAAAACAGCCATCGTGTCTCAGTTTCTGAACGGGAGATTCGATGAGCAGTATACGCCGACCATAGAGGACTTTCACAGGAAACTGTACAGCATTAAGGGAGATGTATACCAACTGGACATATTGGATACCTCAGGAAACCACCCATTCCCTGCCATGAGGAGACTATCCATACTGACAG GTGATGTCTTTATCCTGGTTTTCAGCTTAGACAACAGAGACTCATTCGAGGAGGTTCAGAGGCTCAAGCGACAGATAATTGAGACCAAGTCTTGCCTAAAAAACAAGACCAAGGAGAACGTTGACGTGCCTCTGGTTATCTGCGGCAATAAGGGCGACCGGGAGTTTTGCCGGGAGGTGCAGAGTGAAGAGATTGAGCAGTTGGTGGCTGGAGATGAGCAGTGCGcatactttgagatatcagccaaGCGCAACACCAACGTGGACCAAATGTTCCAGACCCTATTCACCATGGCCAAGCTACCCAATGAGATGAGCCCGGACCTCCACCGTAAGGTCTCGGTGCAGTACTGCGACATGCTTCGCACTAAGTCCCTGAAAAATAAGAACAAGAAAAACGATGGAGACGCGTATGGCATCGTGGCACCGTTCGCACGGCGCCCGAGCGTCCACAGTGACTTGATGTACATAAAGGAGAAGGCGATCGGTGGCGGGCAGGGAAAGGATAAAGAGAGATGTACTATCAGCTAG